In Chitinispirillales bacterium ANBcel5, a single genomic region encodes these proteins:
- a CDS encoding transposase: protein MMNFNPHVHSVVPEGVFLQTGEFVGLPDAPMHRAEELWRERVFALLLDEHKIDEATAGSMRTWPHSGFSVDFSVRIEAHDQAAMSRLVGYISHCPISLARMITRPLRARLCTGPRMPGAGHSLSPVNRPL from the coding sequence ATGATGAACTTCAATCCGCACGTGCATTCTGTGGTTCCCGAAGGTGTTTTTCTCCAAACGGGTGAGTTCGTCGGGCTGCCTGACGCACCTATGCACCGGGCCGAGGAACTCTGGCGTGAACGTGTTTTCGCACTGCTGCTTGATGAGCACAAGATCGATGAGGCGACCGCCGGTTCGATGCGCACGTGGCCCCACTCCGGGTTCAGTGTCGATTTCTCGGTGCGCATCGAGGCCCACGACCAGGCCGCCATGTCGCGTCTGGTTGGCTATATCTCGCATTGTCCGATCTCCCTGGCACGCATGATTACCCGCCCGCTGAGGGCAAGATTGTGTACCGGGCCTCGCATGCCAGGTGCTGGGCATTCCCTAAGTCCGGTGAACAGACCGTTATGA
- a CDS encoding LacI family DNA-binding transcriptional regulator, translating to MTVTLKDIAERAGVTSATVSMVINNKPNISENTRKKVLKIAKELNYYPNVIARGLATRKSNSIGVIVPNLASSFVVRILQGIKSTNRDIEYTVQLFDTIGQKENESQLFQRLARERRIDGVILISSTVTDEDLNVFRDESVPSIVVARKCESLDSVYVNNERGAMDAIDYLVEKGHRQIACVTSSKQGLPTAERLSGYKLSLQKHGIEFNSELVFELEDDSMAAGLQVFQRILEVHPKVTAVFVPAGDMVAVGIVKEAKRKGVVVPTDLAVVGYDDLPAAEVLEPALTTVRQPKLEMGDYAINMIVDKIEGREAGVKHKELQTKFIIRESA from the coding sequence ATGACGGTGACACTTAAGGATATTGCAGAACGTGCGGGAGTTACCTCCGCAACGGTTTCTATGGTTATTAACAATAAACCAAACATATCCGAAAATACAAGGAAAAAAGTTCTTAAAATAGCAAAAGAACTGAACTATTACCCCAATGTTATTGCACGTGGTCTGGCGACAAGAAAATCGAACTCAATCGGGGTTATTGTACCAAATCTGGCATCCTCATTTGTGGTAAGAATTCTTCAGGGGATAAAGAGCACTAATCGTGATATTGAGTATACCGTTCAGCTCTTTGATACTATAGGGCAAAAGGAAAATGAGTCTCAGCTTTTCCAGCGACTTGCAAGAGAGAGAAGAATCGATGGGGTGATTCTCATTAGTTCTACCGTTACCGACGAAGATCTCAATGTTTTCAGGGATGAAAGTGTGCCAAGTATTGTGGTTGCACGGAAGTGTGAATCTTTGGATTCTGTGTATGTAAATAATGAGCGGGGAGCGATGGATGCAATCGACTATCTGGTGGAAAAGGGGCATCGGCAGATCGCCTGTGTTACTTCATCCAAACAGGGATTGCCCACAGCTGAGCGGTTAAGTGGCTATAAACTCTCTTTGCAAAAACATGGAATTGAGTTTAATTCTGAGCTGGTTTTCGAGCTTGAGGATGATTCTATGGCGGCCGGCCTTCAGGTATTTCAAAGAATCCTTGAGGTACACCCCAAGGTTACTGCTGTGTTTGTTCCGGCAGGGGATATGGTTGCGGTAGGAATTGTTAAAGAAGCAAAGAGAAAGGGTGTGGTTGTTCCCACTGATCTGGCTGTGGTAGGGTATGATGATCTTCCTGCTGCTGAAGTTTTGGAGCCGGCCCTTACGACTGTAAGGCAGCCCAAACTGGAAATGGGTGATTATGCTATAAATATGATTGTAGATAAAATTGAGGGAAGAGAAGCCGGAGTTAAGCACAAAGAGCTCCAAACCAAATTTATTATCAGAGAATCGGCCTGA
- a CDS encoding DUF5683 domain-containing protein → MNKTISYCIALVLFTVMIAGASREVHGEQEASVSRGVIFSALLPGLGQISEGEYFKGGTVIAFEAVTGVVAGHWAREARKNKREFNLFNDSLRFYREKVNDFEGPVPDSLYNSLAQYSILSSRADYQTREARYKSINAIGWMVGGYVFSLLDALESSELVASAHQKDPQTAGLLSAVPGLALGQLYNGSLSKAGLIIMAQASLGLTAFNYHRLMQDASAQYAFMRDTSTVENRLSSEHLSYWKGRYDSAFSKRNTFMWYAAFVYLYSIFDAVVDAHLSDLPEKTKVRPDLALCPGAGVSFSLSFNL, encoded by the coding sequence TTGAATAAAACTATCAGTTATTGCATAGCCCTTGTTTTATTTACCGTCATGATTGCTGGGGCCAGCCGGGAGGTTCATGGTGAGCAGGAAGCTTCGGTTAGTAGGGGAGTGATTTTTTCTGCACTGCTACCTGGACTGGGGCAAATCAGTGAGGGTGAGTATTTTAAGGGTGGAACGGTAATTGCATTTGAAGCAGTTACGGGAGTTGTGGCCGGACACTGGGCACGGGAAGCAAGAAAAAATAAAAGAGAGTTTAATCTGTTTAACGATTCCCTTAGGTTTTACAGGGAAAAAGTAAATGATTTTGAGGGGCCGGTGCCCGATTCACTTTACAACTCTCTGGCTCAGTACTCTATTCTTTCTTCCAGGGCCGATTATCAGACCCGGGAGGCAAGGTATAAATCGATCAATGCCATCGGGTGGATGGTAGGGGGCTACGTGTTTAGTCTTTTAGATGCACTTGAGAGTTCAGAGTTGGTGGCAAGTGCTCATCAAAAGGACCCGCAGACAGCCGGTTTACTCTCTGCGGTTCCGGGGCTTGCTCTGGGGCAGCTTTATAACGGTTCTCTGTCTAAAGCGGGACTGATAATTATGGCTCAGGCTTCTTTGGGCCTCACAGCCTTTAACTATCACCGACTCATGCAGGATGCCTCCGCTCAATACGCTTTTATGAGAGATACCTCAACTGTTGAGAATCGGTTGAGTAGTGAACATCTCAGTTACTGGAAGGGGCGGTATGATTCGGCATTTTCAAAACGAAATACATTTATGTGGTATGCTGCTTTTGTATACCTTTACTCTATATTTGATGCTGTTGTGGATGCGCATTTAAGTGATCTGCCTGAAAAAACAAAGGTCAGGCCAGATCTGGCTCTTTGTCCTGGAGCGGGTGTATCTTTTTCACTTTCTTTTAATCTGTAG
- the htpG gene encoding molecular chaperone HtpG, translated as MAGSTEGQKLEFQTEAKQLLHLMIHSLYSHKEIFLRELISNASDALDKLRFESLTNPSILDSSTELAIKVKADKDAKTITISDNGIGMSRQEVIKNIGTIARSGSKAFIEKMTGDQKADSNLIGQFGVGFYSVFMVASSVKLTTKRAGSDEAAVVWESNGESQYSLSETQKEDHGTEIVIYLKDEESEYAQDWQVRSIIKKYSDFIAFPIYLPNEKGKEEVVNQSKPLWLRPASEITSEQYEDFFTSSLGGFGKPLTILHNRVEGILEYTSLLFIPSKSPFDLFSMERKHGVKLYVKRVFIMDNCKELLPEYLRFVRGVVDSEDLPLNVSREILQKNPVIERISKALVNKILTKLKELSETEPETYRTFWQEFGPVFKEGIHSDFENKEQLLELVRFQSSMGASKDDLVSLKQYVGRMPQDQKHIYYITGDSREIVEKSPHLEVFRDKSIEVLYLVDPIDEWIVNDIYNFEGKELKSITQGDLDLGDLGKEEKETQEKTKSEYKKLSERIKNILSDSVKEVRVTTRLKDSPACLVADDNAMGSHMERLMKAMGQEVTEQKRILEINAEHPILQNMNSRYEKDPKDAHLEQWAHLLFEGALIAEGQMVPDPLAYSKRVNELLIKVSSS; from the coding sequence ATGGCCGGTTCTACAGAAGGTCAGAAATTAGAATTTCAGACCGAAGCCAAGCAGCTTCTTCATTTAATGATCCACTCTTTGTACAGCCATAAAGAAATATTTCTTCGGGAATTGATATCAAATGCTTCCGATGCACTTGATAAGCTTAGATTCGAAAGCCTCACCAATCCCTCAATTCTTGATAGCAGCACAGAGTTGGCTATAAAGGTAAAAGCAGATAAAGATGCCAAGACTATTACGATCTCCGATAATGGTATTGGAATGAGCCGCCAGGAAGTAATCAAGAATATCGGCACAATAGCCCGCAGCGGCTCGAAAGCATTTATAGAAAAAATGACTGGTGATCAGAAAGCCGATTCAAATCTCATAGGCCAGTTTGGTGTGGGGTTTTACTCTGTTTTCATGGTAGCTTCAAGCGTGAAACTCACTACCAAACGTGCTGGAAGCGATGAAGCCGCGGTAGTGTGGGAATCAAACGGAGAAAGCCAGTACTCACTCAGTGAAACGCAAAAAGAGGATCACGGTACCGAGATAGTAATCTACCTCAAAGATGAGGAGAGTGAGTATGCCCAGGACTGGCAAGTGCGATCAATAATCAAGAAATATTCAGATTTCATTGCTTTTCCAATCTATCTCCCTAACGAAAAAGGTAAAGAGGAGGTCGTTAATCAGAGTAAACCACTATGGTTACGTCCAGCTTCAGAAATCACTTCAGAGCAGTATGAGGATTTCTTCACCAGCTCGCTTGGTGGATTTGGCAAACCCCTGACAATTCTTCATAACCGTGTAGAGGGTATTTTGGAGTACACATCTCTTCTGTTTATCCCCTCCAAATCCCCCTTCGACCTCTTTTCCATGGAGCGTAAACATGGTGTAAAACTCTATGTTAAACGGGTTTTTATCATGGATAACTGCAAAGAGTTACTGCCTGAGTATCTAAGGTTTGTACGCGGTGTGGTGGATTCAGAGGACCTGCCACTGAACGTATCACGCGAAATACTACAGAAAAACCCTGTTATTGAGCGCATATCAAAAGCACTTGTCAACAAGATACTAACCAAGCTAAAAGAGCTTTCAGAAACAGAGCCCGAAACGTACCGCACATTCTGGCAGGAATTTGGCCCTGTTTTTAAGGAAGGGATTCATTCAGATTTCGAAAACAAAGAACAACTTCTTGAACTCGTTCGGTTTCAATCTTCAATGGGAGCCTCAAAAGATGATCTGGTATCGCTCAAACAGTACGTCGGACGCATGCCTCAGGATCAAAAGCACATTTACTATATAACGGGTGATTCAAGGGAAATTGTTGAGAAGAGTCCACATCTTGAAGTATTCAGGGATAAAAGTATTGAAGTGCTTTATCTGGTTGACCCCATTGATGAGTGGATTGTAAATGACATCTATAACTTCGAGGGCAAAGAGCTTAAATCCATTACTCAGGGGGATTTGGATCTTGGAGATCTTGGTAAGGAAGAGAAAGAAACTCAGGAAAAGACAAAATCTGAATACAAAAAGCTCTCTGAGAGAATAAAAAACATCCTTAGCGACTCGGTTAAAGAGGTTAGAGTAACCACACGCCTTAAAGACAGCCCCGCCTGTCTTGTTGCCGATGATAATGCTATGGGATCACATATGGAGCGGCTCATGAAAGCAATGGGTCAGGAAGTCACAGAGCAGAAACGTATTCTTGAAATCAATGCAGAACATCCTATTTTGCAAAACATGAACTCCCGTTACGAGAAAGATCCCAAAGATGCGCACCTGGAGCAGTGGGCACATTTGCTTTTTGAAGGCGCACTTATTGCCGAGGGACAGATGGTTCCGGACCCTCTGGCTTATTCAAAACGGGTAAATGAGCTTTTAATAAAAGTAAGCAGCAGTTAA
- a CDS encoding undecaprenyl-diphosphate phosphatase, with amino-acid sequence MELLQSILLGIIQGITEFIPVSSSGHLVLGQLFLGIEPHENIVMEVVLHLGTGIAIIIVFWKDILHLVKNSFSPDHQIRNEALKYNSWIIIGSIPAAIVGIGFKDTIDANFSNPYISASMLIVTALFLFFSSMRNNTEGKLTLYKVIAIGIFQAFAITPGISRSGSTIAIALLIGVSRKESGRFSFLLSLPAVFGAGLLYASDITEITVSATSLFAGFIFSLVVGVLSLKLLLNFVRRGKLYYFGYYCAAVGVITLIYLTVFTPSPIFNPS; translated from the coding sequence ATGGAATTACTACAATCTATACTTTTAGGAATAATTCAGGGTATAACAGAATTTATACCTGTTTCTTCATCCGGTCACCTGGTTTTGGGACAGCTATTCTTAGGCATCGAACCCCATGAAAACATAGTTATGGAAGTGGTGCTTCATCTTGGCACAGGAATAGCCATAATAATTGTTTTCTGGAAAGATATTTTACACCTCGTTAAAAACAGTTTTTCCCCTGACCACCAAATCAGAAATGAAGCGTTGAAATATAACAGCTGGATAATTATTGGCTCTATTCCTGCAGCAATCGTAGGAATAGGGTTTAAAGACACAATCGATGCTAATTTCAGCAATCCCTATATCTCAGCAAGTATGCTAATAGTAACAGCCCTGTTTTTATTTTTCTCTTCCATGAGAAATAACACTGAAGGAAAACTTACACTCTACAAAGTCATTGCAATTGGAATTTTTCAAGCATTTGCCATAACACCTGGAATCTCCAGAAGTGGCTCTACTATAGCAATCGCGCTACTGATTGGTGTTTCCAGAAAAGAGTCGGGACGTTTTTCATTTCTACTCTCTCTTCCAGCTGTTTTTGGCGCAGGTCTGCTGTATGCTTCTGATATTACTGAAATTACCGTATCGGCGACATCTTTGTTTGCAGGATTTATATTTAGCCTTGTTGTAGGAGTACTCTCTCTCAAGTTGTTATTGAATTTTGTTCGCAGAGGAAAATTGTATTACTTTGGTTATTATTGTGCAGCGGTAGGTGTTATAACACTAATTTATCTTACAGTTTTCACCCCCTCCCCTATATTTAATCCAAGTTAA
- a CDS encoding HIT domain-containing protein has product MQRLWAPWRMAYIKNVDKEDEGCIFCTKPLRNNDRDDLILFRGKKCFVLMNLYPYSNGHLMVTPYQHTSDILSLDRETTMELWDFVCLCKKVLTEACNPEGFNVGMNLGRVSGAGIDQHIHMHIVPRWNGDTNFMPVLGDTKVISEGIEQTYDTLKPLFKSIGETFLG; this is encoded by the coding sequence ATGCAACGATTATGGGCACCATGGAGAATGGCATATATAAAGAATGTTGATAAGGAAGACGAGGGGTGCATATTTTGTACAAAACCACTCAGAAATAATGACCGGGATGACCTTATTCTTTTTAGAGGTAAAAAGTGTTTTGTTTTAATGAACCTCTACCCCTACAGCAATGGACACCTTATGGTCACCCCTTATCAGCATACCAGTGACATACTTTCACTGGATAGAGAAACTACGATGGAGCTGTGGGATTTTGTCTGCCTGTGCAAGAAAGTACTCACCGAAGCATGTAATCCCGAAGGGTTTAATGTAGGCATGAATTTGGGAAGAGTATCGGGTGCCGGAATCGACCAGCATATTCATATGCACATTGTTCCCCGATGGAACGGGGACACTAATTTTATGCCGGTATTAGGGGATACAAAGGTTATTTCAGAGGGTATCGAACAAACTTATGATACACTTAAACCACTTTTCAAATCAATAGGTGAAACCTTTTTAGGGTGA
- a CDS encoding UDP-2,3-diacylglucosamine diphosphatase encodes MTTKRDTIYFISDAHFGISIEGDENRDQQFCTLTDSIKNDASDLFILGDLFDFWIDYKHAIRPDYFLILHELRKLVEAGIKVHYLAGNHDFALGPFLKETVGVAINYDTLDITLQGKKVHLFHGDGILKGDVGYRVLKRLLRNKFYQKMYKLLHPDIGVGFGVFCSGSSRKYTSKLLTPSLVEEYRSCAFKTIRDGGYDIVLYGHTHHGEIVYDGDTIYCNTGAWLLHRNYATLKAGELSLWQFSQDSHPKKVSPIDLKSGLSVS; translated from the coding sequence ATGACCACCAAGCGTGACACTATTTACTTTATTTCCGATGCACATTTTGGAATATCCATAGAGGGCGATGAAAACAGAGACCAACAGTTCTGTACGTTGACAGATAGTATAAAAAATGACGCAAGTGATCTTTTCATCCTGGGTGATTTGTTTGACTTCTGGATCGATTATAAACATGCCATACGTCCGGACTATTTTTTGATTCTCCACGAACTGAGAAAACTGGTTGAAGCGGGTATAAAGGTTCATTATCTTGCTGGTAATCACGATTTTGCACTGGGACCTTTTCTTAAAGAAACGGTTGGAGTAGCAATAAACTATGATACATTGGATATTACCTTACAGGGGAAAAAAGTACATTTGTTTCATGGAGACGGAATTTTAAAAGGTGATGTGGGCTACAGGGTTCTTAAGCGTCTTCTGCGGAACAAATTTTATCAAAAAATGTATAAGCTGCTACATCCAGATATTGGAGTAGGATTTGGGGTGTTTTGCTCAGGTTCCAGCAGGAAATATACATCTAAACTTCTTACTCCCAGTTTGGTAGAGGAGTATCGATCCTGTGCCTTTAAAACGATTAGAGACGGTGGGTATGATATAGTACTGTATGGTCATACACATCACGGTGAAATCGTTTATGATGGCGACACGATCTATTGCAACACCGGTGCCTGGTTACTTCACCGCAACTATGCTACATTAAAAGCCGGTGAGCTTTCTCTTTGGCAATTTTCGCAGGACTCTCACCCTAAAAAGGTTTCACCTATTGATTTGAAAAGTGGTTTAAGTGTATCATAA
- a CDS encoding MATE family efflux transporter, with product MTVTKFGNDLTQGSIPRHLLTLALPMLIANLLNTGYQIVDAIWIGRIVGKEAIGAVAVSFPVVFIFIGVAVGATVATTILVSQYYGARNYKKVEEIISTSFILSVVFGVIISISGIMFNEHILKLMGTPEALHQLASSYLRLTFAGLTVLYLSYLVTSILRGLGDTKTPLLFTAIGVTVNAILDPLFIIGIGPFPKMGLDGAALASILSSFVALLLAFGYLKKKGLGKSFKVANLKFSRKLAAAICKIGFPSMIQQSAISIGMFAVISYVNRFGEIATAAFGAGHRIEAVAFLPAMSIGLAVSSISGQNLGAGNFDRVHKTFRWGLLFTVSVSAFLSINFLIFANQLLSMFTTDQSVIDIGSGYLRIVGPSTIMFAVMYVSNGVINGAGHTITTLVFTVISIWGIRVPLSATLSRTSLGITGIWIAFAASFFVTMCISLWWYYSGKWKKITIKASVEKELWGTEKVIEDYKPGV from the coding sequence ATGACTGTAACTAAATTCGGAAATGATCTTACTCAGGGTAGTATTCCGCGCCATCTGCTAACTCTTGCCCTTCCTATGCTCATAGCCAATCTACTCAATACGGGGTATCAGATAGTTGATGCAATCTGGATTGGAAGAATTGTAGGGAAGGAGGCTATAGGAGCAGTAGCAGTAAGTTTTCCGGTGGTGTTTATTTTTATTGGCGTTGCAGTTGGCGCTACCGTCGCTACAACTATTCTGGTCTCCCAATACTATGGAGCCCGCAATTATAAAAAGGTTGAAGAAATAATTAGTACTTCATTTATTCTGTCTGTTGTTTTTGGTGTTATTATTTCTATTAGTGGTATAATGTTCAATGAACACATCCTTAAATTAATGGGAACTCCTGAGGCATTGCACCAGTTGGCCTCCTCGTATTTGCGGTTAACATTTGCTGGGCTTACGGTACTGTATTTAAGTTATCTAGTTACATCTATTTTAAGAGGATTGGGTGATACAAAGACGCCTTTGCTTTTTACCGCAATCGGTGTTACTGTAAATGCGATTTTAGATCCACTGTTTATTATAGGCATAGGCCCCTTCCCCAAAATGGGGCTTGATGGTGCTGCTTTAGCTTCAATTCTTTCCTCCTTCGTTGCTCTTTTGCTTGCGTTTGGTTATTTGAAAAAAAAGGGGTTGGGGAAATCTTTTAAAGTAGCGAATCTAAAATTCAGTAGAAAACTTGCAGCAGCAATATGCAAAATCGGATTTCCGTCAATGATTCAGCAATCAGCTATTTCTATTGGTATGTTTGCTGTAATATCTTATGTTAACAGGTTTGGTGAAATCGCAACTGCTGCTTTCGGAGCAGGGCACAGAATAGAAGCTGTTGCTTTTTTGCCTGCTATGTCCATTGGGCTGGCTGTTTCTTCTATTTCGGGGCAAAATCTTGGAGCTGGCAACTTTGATCGGGTTCATAAAACCTTTAGGTGGGGACTTTTATTCACGGTGAGTGTTTCTGCATTTTTGTCCATTAATTTCCTCATTTTTGCTAATCAACTCCTATCTATGTTTACAACTGACCAAAGTGTGATAGATATCGGTAGCGGCTATTTACGTATTGTAGGGCCTTCTACCATAATGTTTGCTGTTATGTATGTGTCTAACGGTGTGATAAACGGAGCTGGCCACACGATTACAACGCTTGTTTTTACCGTTATATCTATTTGGGGTATTCGGGTTCCCCTTAGTGCTACTCTTTCAAGAACATCACTTGGTATCACTGGGATATGGATAGCCTTTGCTGCCAGTTTTTTCGTAACCATGTGTATTAGTTTATGGTGGTACTATTCTGGAAAATGGAAAAAAATAACCATAAAGGCTTCAGTTGAAAAAGAGCTATGGGGAACTGAGAAGGTGATCGAAGATTATAAGCCTGGCGTTTAA
- the zupT gene encoding zinc transporter ZupT, with amino-acid sequence MDTQLVLLAFGLTLLAGLSTVLGSVFAFFTKTTNTKFLSGAMGFSAGVMLYISFVELLPEGVEFLSEHVGEGTGNLYAIVAFFAGILVIAVIDKLIPSFENPHEMHKVEEINQVDKKNGLHRVGVFTALAIAIHNFPEGLVTFTATLADPALGISIAIAIAIHNIPEGIAVAVPIYYATGSRKKAFLYSFLAGIAEPIGALIGFTFFLHFFNDLILGILFASVAGIMVFISLDELLPAAEKYGEHHISIYGLILGMAVMAASLLMLG; translated from the coding sequence ATGGATACACAATTAGTTTTGCTGGCCTTTGGTCTTACGCTCCTGGCAGGCCTTTCAACCGTTCTGGGAAGTGTGTTTGCTTTTTTCACCAAAACCACTAACACCAAGTTTCTCTCTGGTGCCATGGGGTTCTCTGCCGGTGTAATGCTCTATATATCCTTTGTTGAGCTTTTGCCAGAAGGTGTTGAGTTCCTTTCAGAACACGTGGGTGAAGGTACTGGTAATTTATACGCAATTGTGGCCTTTTTTGCGGGAATATTGGTTATTGCCGTAATTGATAAACTTATCCCTTCGTTTGAAAATCCCCATGAAATGCATAAGGTAGAAGAAATAAACCAGGTAGATAAAAAAAACGGCCTGCACAGAGTTGGAGTTTTCACTGCACTTGCTATAGCCATCCACAATTTTCCGGAAGGGTTAGTAACTTTTACCGCCACTCTTGCCGATCCTGCTTTGGGTATATCGATCGCTATCGCTATCGCTATTCATAATATTCCGGAAGGTATTGCAGTTGCTGTCCCAATTTACTACGCCACCGGCAGTAGAAAAAAAGCATTTCTCTACTCCTTTTTAGCTGGGATTGCCGAACCCATAGGAGCTTTAATCGGCTTTACGTTTTTTCTGCATTTCTTTAATGACCTGATACTGGGTATTTTGTTTGCCTCGGTAGCAGGAATAATGGTATTTATCTCTCTGGATGAGCTACTACCAGCTGCAGAAAAGTATGGAGAACATCATATCTCAATCTACGGCCTTATACTTGGAATGGCAGTTATGGCGGCAAGCCTTCTTATGCTTGGGTAA